From a region of the Candidatus Cloacimonas sp. genome:
- a CDS encoding DUF1292 domain-containing protein — translation MSEKEINTPIPEEEHICDDECECECDDNVITLETQDGTKKNFVLLGKVENEGKLYLALVEEGDNLYEILQLTNNDEEILLTEIEDEEEFTKIANMFEAQFAQEMEEMAMSDHPEL, via the coding sequence ATGTCCGAAAAAGAAATCAATACCCCTATTCCCGAAGAAGAGCATATTTGTGATGATGAATGCGAATGCGAATGCGATGATAATGTTATAACCCTGGAAACCCAGGATGGAACCAAAAAAAATTTCGTCCTCCTCGGTAAAGTGGAAAATGAAGGTAAACTTTATCTTGCTTTAGTAGAAGAAGGCGATAACCTATATGAAATATTGCAACTTACGAATAATGACGAGGAAATTCTTTTAACCGAAATTGAAGATGAAGAAGAATTCACCAAAATAGCCAATATGTTTGAAGCCCAATTTGCCCAGGAAATGGAAGAAATGGCGATGAGTGACCATCCCGAATTATAA